CCGTCGAGGGTGTCACCGGGGCGCGGTGTCGCCGCAGCGGCGGCTCAGGCGCGGTGCGCGACGTCGACCGCGGCGGCCCAGGTGGCGACGTCCTCGGGCAGCTCCGGTGCGTCGACGTGCGTGCCCGCGAGCAGCTCGACCACGTCGGGGGCGGGGATGCGCCGGCCGTCACGCGCGAGGAAACGGCCTGCCACGACGCCGCGGGCGATGTGCTGGTCGCCGCGCGCGAACGCCTGCTCGAGGTAGCAGACGCGCTCGTCCCAGCCGAGGACGCGCGTGGTGATCGTGAACCGCTCGCCGAGCGTGAGGGACCGGCGGTACTTGACCGTGGACGCCGCGACGACGGGGTACCAGCCGTGCTCCGCGAGCAGGCGGTAGCCGCCGAGGTCGGCGATGAAGTTGGCGCGCGCGACGTCCATCATCTGCAGGTAGACACCGTTGTTCACGTGCCGGTAGAGGTCGAGGTCGCCGGGGTGCACCCGCATCGTCGTCACCGACGGGGAGAAGAGCGTCTGCCCCGCGATCGCGGGCCGGGGGCGGAACGTGGCGTAGGCGAGCTGGAGCGTCCGGGTCACCGGGCGATGTTACTCACGGGTAGCAAACCGCCGCGAGCGTCGCACGGCGTGCTCAGACCGGGGGAGCGGGGTCGTACTGGATCCCTCGGCGGACCCCGCGCGCGGCCTCCGTCGAGTCGAGCCGGGCCACCAGGTGCAGCGCCATGTCGATGCCCGCGGACACGCCCGCCGACGTCACGACGTCCCCGTCGTCGACGAACCGTGCCTCGGTGTCGGCCAGCACGCTCGGGTCCAGGGCGGCGAGCTCGTCGAACGCGGCCCAGTGCGTCGTCGCCGGACGGCCCGCCAGCAGCCCCGCCGCCGCGAGCACCAGCGCGCCCGTGCACACGCTCGCCACCAGCGGCGTCGTCGAGCGCACGTCGCGCAGCCACTCGAGGTGCGCCGAGTCGGCGGCGAGGGCACGCGTCCCCGCGCCGCCGGGGTACACGAGCACGTGCAGCGGGCCGACCTCGTCGGCCGAGGTGTCGGGGACCAGGCACAGGCCCTTCGCGCACCGCACGCCCGCGCCGTCCGCGGAGAACGTCAGCACCTCGGGCCGCAGCGGCGAGTGCGCGGCCCACGACGACAGCACGTCGTACGGCCCCACGACGTCGAGCTCCTCGGCCCCGTCGAAGACGAAGATGCCGACCCGCAGGTGGTGACCGGTGTTCACGGGACTCAGTAGCCCGGCAGCGCCAGCATCTGGTCGAGGGCCACGCGGGCCCAGTGCGCGTCGTTCGCGTCGACCACGATCCGGTTCGGCACGCGGCCCGCGGCGAGCGACTCCATCGCCCACACGAGGTGCGGCAGGTCGATGCGGTTCATCGTCGAGCAGAAGCACACCGTCGAGTCGAGGTAGTGCACCTGCTTGTCGGGGTGGGCGTTGGCGAGGCGGCGGACCAGGTTGAGCTCCGTGCCGATCGCCCACGACGTCCCCGGCTCGGCCGCGTCGAGCGCCTTGATGATGTACTCCGTCGAGCCGACCATGTCGGCCGCGGTCACGACCTCGTGCTTGCACTCGGGGTGCACGAGCACGGTGACGTCCGGGACGGCCGCGCGGACGTCCTCGACGTTGCGCGCCGAGAAGCGGCCGTGCACCGAGCAGTGCCCGCGCCACAGGATCATGCGCGCGTCCTTGAGCTGCTGCGTCGTGAGGCCGCCGTTCGGCTTGCGCGGGTCGAACACCACGCAGTCGTCGAGCGAGAGACCGAGCTGCAGCACGGCGGTGTTCCGCCCGAGGTGCTGGTCCGGCATGAACAGGACCTTGCCGGTGCCGTCGACGCCGCCGACCTTGTCGAACGCCCAGCGCAGCGCGACGTGCGCGTTCGACGACGTGCACACCGTGCCGCCGTGGCGGCCCGTGAACGCCTTGATGGCCGCCGTCGAGTTCATGTACGTGACGGGGACGGTGTCCTCGGCGACGCCCGCGTCGACCAGCACGTCCCACGCGTCCTCGACCTGGTCGATCGCGGCCATGTCGGCCATCGAGCAGCCCGCCGCGAGGTCCGGGAGCACGACCTGCTGGCTGTCGGACGTGAGGATGTCGGCGGACTCCGCCATGAAGTGCACGCCGCAGAAGATGACGAACTCGGCGTCGGGCCGGGCCGCGGCCTCGCGCGCGAGCTTGAACGAGTCGCCCGTCACGTCGGCGAACGCGATCACCTCGTCGCGCTGGTAGTGGTGCCCCAGCACGAACGCGCGGTCGCCCAGCGCCGCTCGCGCCGCACGTGCGCGCTCGACCAGGTCCGGGTCGCTCGGTGCGGGCAGGTCCCCGACGCACTCGACCCCGCGCTCCGAGGCGAGGTCGACGCCACGGCCGAGCAGCAGCAGGGCCGAGGGCGCGGGCTCCGTGAAGGCGGCGGAGGTCGTCAGCGTCACGGGACCGATCCTCGCACACGGGCGTGCGCGCGACCCCGGGACGTCCGGCGGGCCGCGCGCTCGCCGGACGTGCACGCCGGCCGTGCCACGATGCACCGCGTGCGCGTCCTCGTCGCCCCCGACACCTTCGGCTCCGTCCTCACCGCCCGTGAGGTCGCGGCCACGATCGCCGACGGCTGGCGCCGGGCCGCGCCGCACGACGACGTCGAGCAGTGCCCGCTCGCCGACGGCGGTCCCGGCTTCGTCGACACGCTGCACGCCGCGCTCGGCGGCGAGACCGTGCCCGTCACGGTGACCGGACCGCTCGGCGAGCCAGCGCCCGCGGTGCTGCTGGTCGTCGACGGGCCCCGCGGGCGCACGGCGTACGTCGAGTCCGCGCACGCGGTCGGCCTGCCGCTGGTGCCGCCCGACCGGCGCGACCCCACGCGGACGACGACGCGCGGCGTGGGTGACCTGCTGGTCGCCGCGCGCGACGCCGGGGCGCGGCGGGTCGTCGTCGGCCTCGGCGGCTCGGCCACCAACGACGGCGGCGCGGGCATGCTCCTCGGCGCGGGCCTCGACGGCGCTCGCGAGCGCCTCGGTGCCGGCGGGGGCGCGCTCGCCGGGATCGTTCCCGCCGACCTCGCGGGCCTGCGCACGCTGCGCGCCGCGTGGGCCGGCGTCGAGCTCGTCGTCGCGACGGACGTCGACGTGCCGCTGCTCGGTCTCCAGGGCGCGAGCGCGGGCTTCGCCCCCCAGAAGGGTGCCTCGCCCGAGCAGGCGCAGGCGCTCGAGCGCGCGCTCGCCGACCTCGCGCACGCCGCCACGACCGTCCTGGCGGACGACCTGCGGCCCGACCTGCTCGCGGGCGCGCGGCCGTCGTCCGCCGCCGCGCGGCTCACCGCGGCGCCCGGTGCGGGCGCCGCGGGCGGGCTCGGGTTCGGCCTCGCGCTGCTCGGCGCGCGGCTCGTCCCGGGCGCCGCGTTCGTCGCGGAGCACGTCGGCCTCGACGACCGGCTCGCCGCGAGCGACCTCGTCGTCACCGGCGAGGGCCGGTTCGACTGGCAGAGCCTGCACGGCAAGGTCGCCTCCGAGGTCGCCGAGCGCGCGCTGCGGCACGGGATCCCGACCGTGGTCCTGGCCGGTGACGTGCAGGTCGGGCGGCGCGAGCTGTCCGCCGCGGGGATCACCGCCGCGTACGCCGTGGGGGAGACGCCCGACGAGGTCCGCGCCGCGCTCGCCGACCCCGTCACGACGCTGCGCGCACGCGCCGAGCGGGTGGCCCGCACCTGGTCGCGCTGACGCCGGTGGCGCGCGGGCGGGCCGCGTACGACGGCACCCCCGCGGAGTCGTACCCTGGTCGGGAACAACGCGGCGCGCAACGGTGTTGCCGACCGTTGACGCGAGTTCCCCGGCACCAGGAGAGACGATGAGCGAGACCACGCAGACCCAGACGCACGGCGTCCTGCTCACGGACGTGGCGGCGGACAAGGTCCGCAGCCTGCTCGAGCAGGAGGGCCGCGACGACCTGCGTCTGCGCGTCGCCGTCCAGCCCGGCGGCTGCTCGGGCCTCATCTACCAGCTGTACTTCGACGAGCGCCTGCTCGACGGCGACGTGACGCGCGACTACGACGGCGTCGAGGTCGTGGTCGACCGCATGAGCGTCCCCTACCTCGAGGGCGCGACGATCGACTTCGCCGACACGATCGAGAAGCAGGGCTTCACGATCGACAACCCGAACGCGGGCTCGGCCTGCGCGTGCGGCGGCTCGTTCAGCTGACCCACCCAGCCTGACGAGGGCCCGGCACCGGATCTCGGTGCCGGGCTCTCGTGCGTCACGGCGCGGGTGTCGGCGCGAGCCGCACGGTCAGGCGCAGGACGCCCTCCTCCTCGGTGCTGGACACCATCGCGTGACCGCGCATCCGCGCCCATGCGGGCACGTCGTGGCGCGCGGCCGGGTCGGTCGCGAGCACGGTGAGCTCGGTCCCGGGCGCCGCGGTGCGCGCGGCCTTCGCGAGCGCGATCACAGGTGCCGGGCAGCGCAGACCGCGCGCGTCGACGACGGGGGCGGGGCCGGGGTCGCTCACAGCCCGTCCACCCCGCCGGCTGCGCGGACCCGGGCGACCACGCCGGGCAGCGCGTCGAGGAAGCGGTCGACGTCGTCGCCCCGCGTGCCGCGGGGGAGCGCGAGTCGCACGTTGCCGTGCGTGAGCACGCCCATCGCGGCGAGCACGTGGCTGGGCTCGAGCGAGCTCGACGTGCACGCCGAGCCGGACGCGACCGCGAAGCCGAGCGCGTCGAGCGCCGTCACGAGCGCCTCGCCGTCGACGTAGAGGAACGAGAACGTCACGACGTGCGGCAGGCGGTCGTCCGGGTCCCCGACCACCTCGACGTCCGGGACCTCCGCGGCCACGCGGTGGCGGACGCGGTCGACGAGCGCGCGCCGCTCGGCGTCCGCGGCGTCCCGGTCGGCGACGGCCACCTGCAGTGCCACGGCCGCCGCGAGCGCCGGGGGGACGCTCACGCCCCCGGGGAACCAGCGGTCCTCGTCCTCGGGCGCGACGGGGGAGCGGCGCACGCCCGGACGCGTCACCAGCACGCCGATGCCCGACGGGCCGCCCCAGTCGCCCGCGTCGGCGGCCAGCACGTCCCAGGCGCCGCCGACGTCGACGTGGCCGAGGCTCGCCCCGGCGTCGACGAGCAGCGGGACGCCCGCACGACGGGCCGCGTCGTGGACCTCGGCGACCGGCTGCCGCGTGCCGACCTCGCCGTTGGCGTGCTGGAGGGCAGCGAGCGCGACGCCGGGGGCGGTGACCGCGTCGACCATCCGCTCGACGTCGACACGGCCGTGCCGGTCGACCGGCACCTCGACCCGTCGGCCGCCGGACGACGCGACCGCCGTGTCCGCGGCGTGCAGCACCGCCGCGCGCTCGACCGCCGGCACGACGACGTCGCTCCCGGCCCGCCGCCGGCCGCGCGCGACCGTGAGCACCGCCGTGTGCAGCGCCGTCGTGTGCGACGGCGCGAGGTCGACGTCGTCCGTGCGCGCGCCGACGACCGCCGCGATCGCCTCGCGTGCGCCGTCGAGCAGGAGGCGTGCCCGGCGGCCCTCGGCGTGCAGCCGGCGGGGGTCGGCCCAGCCCTGGTCGAGCGCCTCGACGAACGCCGCGCGTGCCTGCGGGAGCAGCGGTGCCCGCCCGCCCGCGTCGAGCACCACGCGGCGCACGGACGCGGCAGTGGTGTGCGTCACACCGGCGTCGGCGGGGTGCGCGGCTGCCGGGACGTCGTCGCGGGGTCTCACCGGTGCACCGTAGCCCTGACCGGCGCGGTCGTCCGCGGTCGACGGTCCCCGCGCACGTGGGGGACCTGCGGAGGCGACGTGGTGTGACGGTGCTGACACCGTGTCGTCATCCGGTGTCGCGAGGACGAAACGTCGTGGTCGGCGCGCTAGGCTGCACGGGTCGAGGACGAAGGTCCCGGGTGACGACCGCCAGCAGCGGGGTCGAGCGCTGACGGGACGCGAGTGAGAGGTCCCCCGTGCACCCGGAACACCCCCGCCGGACGCGCCGCCCGGCCCTGCTGACGGCAGGCCTCGCGGCCGTCGTCGTGGTCGCCCTGAGCGGTTGCTCCGATGAGGTCCAACGCGGCTGGCTGCCCGGCTCGTCGGACGCCGAGATCACCGACCAGACCGCCCGGATCGTCAGCCTGTGGCGTGGCTCCTGGATCGCCGCACTCATCGTCGGCCTCATCACCTGGGGCCTGATCCTGTGGTGCGTCGCGGTCTACCGGAAGCGCAAGAACGACGACGTGCTGCCCGTGCAGCTGCGCTACCACGTCCCGCTCGAGGTCATGTACGTGATCCTGCCGATCTTCATGGTCGGCGTGCTCTTCTACTACACGAACCGCGACATGTCGGCGATCAACGACACCTCCGCCGAGGCCGACCTGCACGTGCAGGCGATCGGCAAGCAGTGGAGCTGGGACTTCAACTACCTCGACGACGGCGCGTACGAGACCGGCGAGCACGCGCAGGACGTCGGCAGCACCGGGGCCCTCGAGGACCAGGTCACGCTGTACCTGCCGGTCGACGAGCGCGTCGAGTTCACGCTCGACTCGCGCGACGTCATCCACTCGTTCTGGATCCCGTCGTTCCTCTACAAGATGGACATGATCCCGGGGAAGACCAACACGTTCCAGGTGACCCCCACCGAGGAGGGCACCTACCTCGGCAAGTGCGCCGAGCTCTGCGGCGAGTACCACTCGTCGATGCTGTTCAACGTGAAGGTCGTCTCCCGCGAGGAGTACGACGCGCACATCCAGGAGCTCAAGGACAAGGGCCAGGAGGGCTCGCTGGGGCTCGAGTACAGCCGGCTGCAGGACGTGGACAGCGTCAGCAGCAGCACCACGCAGGAAGAGAGCGACCGCTGATGGCCACCGCCGTGGAGAAGATCCCCGGACTGGCGCCCTCGCGCCAGACCCTCGGGCGCACGGTGATCAAGTGGATCACCTCGACCGACCACAAGACGATCGGGTACATGTACCTGATCACGTCGTTCGTGTGGTTCGCGATCGGCGGCATCCTCGCCCTGCTCATCCGCGCCGAGCTGTTCACGCCGGGCATGGAGGTGTTCTCCTCCAAGGAGCAGTACAACCAGGCGTTCACGATGCACGGCACGATCATGCTGCTGCTGTTCGCGACGCCGCTGTTCGCCGGCTTCGCCAACGTGATCATGCCGCTGCAGATCGGCGCGCCCGACGTGGCGTTCCCGCGGCTCAACATGTTCGCGTACTGGCTGTTCTTCTTCGGCGGCCTCATCGCCGCCGCCGGCTTCCTCACGCCGCAGGGGGCCGCGTCGTTCGGCTGGTTCGCCTACGCGCCTCTGTCGAACACCGTGTACTCACCCGGTGTCGGCGGTGACCTGTGGGTCTTCGGCCTCGCGCTCGGTGGTTTCGGCACGATCCTCGGTGCCGTGAACTTCATCACCACGATCGTCACCATGCGCGCGCCCGGCATGACGATGTTCCGGATGCCGATCTTCACCTGGAACACCCTGGTGACGTCGCTCCTGGTGCTCATGGCGTTCCCGCCGCTGGCCGCCGCGCTGTTCGCGCTCGGTGCCGACCGCCGCCTCGGCGCGCAGGTCTTCAACCCGGAGAACGGCGGTGCGATCCTCTGGCAGCACCTGTTCTGGTTCTTCGGGCACCCGGAGGTCTACATCATCGCGCTGCCGTTCTTCGGCATCGTGACCGAGATCCTCCCGGTCTTCAGCCGCAAGCCGATCTTCGGCTACAAGGGCCTCGTCTACGCGACCATCGCGATCGCCGCCCTGTCCGTGACGGTGTGGGCGCACCACATGTACGTCACCGGCTCGGTCCTGCTGCCGTTCTTCGCGTTCATGACGATGCTCATCGCGGTGCCGACCGGCGTGAAGTTCTTCAACTGGATCGGCACGATGTGGCGCGGCAAGCTCACGTTCGAGACGCCGATGCTGTGGACGATCGGCTTCCTCGTCACGTTCCTGTTCGGCGGCCTGACGGGCATCATCCTGTCCAGCCCCGC
The sequence above is a segment of the Cellulomonas fimi genome. Coding sequences within it:
- the coxB gene encoding cytochrome c oxidase subunit II, giving the protein MHPEHPRRTRRPALLTAGLAAVVVVALSGCSDEVQRGWLPGSSDAEITDQTARIVSLWRGSWIAALIVGLITWGLILWCVAVYRKRKNDDVLPVQLRYHVPLEVMYVILPIFMVGVLFYYTNRDMSAINDTSAEADLHVQAIGKQWSWDFNYLDDGAYETGEHAQDVGSTGALEDQVTLYLPVDERVEFTLDSRDVIHSFWIPSFLYKMDMIPGKTNTFQVTPTEEGTYLGKCAELCGEYHSSMLFNVKVVSREEYDAHIQELKDKGQEGSLGLEYSRLQDVDSVSSSTTQEESDR
- the erpA gene encoding iron-sulfur cluster insertion protein ErpA, with translation MSETTQTQTHGVLLTDVAADKVRSLLEQEGRDDLRLRVAVQPGGCSGLIYQLYFDERLLDGDVTRDYDGVEVVVDRMSVPYLEGATIDFADTIEKQGFTIDNPNAGSACACGGSFS
- a CDS encoding sulfurtransferase TusA family protein, which gives rise to MSDPGPAPVVDARGLRCPAPVIALAKAARTAAPGTELTVLATDPAARHDVPAWARMRGHAMVSSTEEEGVLRLTVRLAPTPAP
- a CDS encoding cysteine desulfurase family protein, which encodes MLDAGGRAPLLPQARAAFVEALDQGWADPRRLHAEGRRARLLLDGAREAIAAVVGARTDDVDLAPSHTTALHTAVLTVARGRRRAGSDVVVPAVERAAVLHAADTAVASSGGRRVEVPVDRHGRVDVERMVDAVTAPGVALAALQHANGEVGTRQPVAEVHDAARRAGVPLLVDAGASLGHVDVGGAWDVLAADAGDWGGPSGIGVLVTRPGVRRSPVAPEDEDRWFPGGVSVPPALAAAVALQVAVADRDAADAERRALVDRVRHRVAAEVPDVEVVGDPDDRLPHVVTFSFLYVDGEALVTALDALGFAVASGSACTSSSLEPSHVLAAMGVLTHGNVRLALPRGTRGDDVDRFLDALPGVVARVRAAGGVDGL
- a CDS encoding DJ-1/PfpI family protein, translating into MNTGHHLRVGIFVFDGAEELDVVGPYDVLSSWAAHSPLRPEVLTFSADGAGVRCAKGLCLVPDTSADEVGPLHVLVYPGGAGTRALAADSAHLEWLRDVRSTTPLVASVCTGALVLAAAGLLAGRPATTHWAAFDELAALDPSVLADTEARFVDDGDVVTSAGVSAGIDMALHLVARLDSTEAARGVRRGIQYDPAPPV
- a CDS encoding glycerate kinase; translated protein: MHRVRVLVAPDTFGSVLTAREVAATIADGWRRAAPHDDVEQCPLADGGPGFVDTLHAALGGETVPVTVTGPLGEPAPAVLLVVDGPRGRTAYVESAHAVGLPLVPPDRRDPTRTTTRGVGDLLVAARDAGARRVVVGLGGSATNDGGAGMLLGAGLDGARERLGAGGGALAGIVPADLAGLRTLRAAWAGVELVVATDVDVPLLGLQGASAGFAPQKGASPEQAQALERALADLAHAATTVLADDLRPDLLAGARPSSAAARLTAAPGAGAAGGLGFGLALLGARLVPGAAFVAEHVGLDDRLAASDLVVTGEGRFDWQSLHGKVASEVAERALRHGIPTVVLAGDVQVGRRELSAAGITAAYAVGETPDEVRAALADPVTTLRARAERVARTWSR
- a CDS encoding acyl-CoA thioesterase; the encoded protein is MTRTLQLAYATFRPRPAIAGQTLFSPSVTTMRVHPGDLDLYRHVNNGVYLQMMDVARANFIADLGGYRLLAEHGWYPVVAASTVKYRRSLTLGERFTITTRVLGWDERVCYLEQAFARGDQHIARGVVAGRFLARDGRRIPAPDVVELLAGTHVDAPELPEDVATWAAAVDVAHRA
- the nadA gene encoding quinolinate synthase NadA, whose protein sequence is MTLTTSAAFTEPAPSALLLLGRGVDLASERGVECVGDLPAPSDPDLVERARAARAALGDRAFVLGHHYQRDEVIAFADVTGDSFKLAREAAARPDAEFVIFCGVHFMAESADILTSDSQQVVLPDLAAGCSMADMAAIDQVEDAWDVLVDAGVAEDTVPVTYMNSTAAIKAFTGRHGGTVCTSSNAHVALRWAFDKVGGVDGTGKVLFMPDQHLGRNTAVLQLGLSLDDCVVFDPRKPNGGLTTQQLKDARMILWRGHCSVHGRFSARNVEDVRAAVPDVTVLVHPECKHEVVTAADMVGSTEYIIKALDAAEPGTSWAIGTELNLVRRLANAHPDKQVHYLDSTVCFCSTMNRIDLPHLVWAMESLAAGRVPNRIVVDANDAHWARVALDQMLALPGY
- the ctaD gene encoding cytochrome c oxidase subunit I, which encodes MATAVEKIPGLAPSRQTLGRTVIKWITSTDHKTIGYMYLITSFVWFAIGGILALLIRAELFTPGMEVFSSKEQYNQAFTMHGTIMLLLFATPLFAGFANVIMPLQIGAPDVAFPRLNMFAYWLFFFGGLIAAAGFLTPQGAASFGWFAYAPLSNTVYSPGVGGDLWVFGLALGGFGTILGAVNFITTIVTMRAPGMTMFRMPIFTWNTLVTSLLVLMAFPPLAAALFALGADRRLGAQVFNPENGGAILWQHLFWFFGHPEVYIIALPFFGIVTEILPVFSRKPIFGYKGLVYATIAIAALSVTVWAHHMYVTGSVLLPFFAFMTMLIAVPTGVKFFNWIGTMWRGKLTFETPMLWTIGFLVTFLFGGLTGIILSSPALDFQLSDSYFVVAHFHYVVFGTVVFAMFAGFYFWWPKMTGRMLDERLGKIHFWLLFIGFHTTFLVQHWLGVIGMPRRYADYSPDDGFTWMNQLSTVGAAVLAASTLPFLWNVYITWRNAPKVTVDDPWGYGASLEWATSCPPPRHNFTSLPRIRSERPAFDLHHPEVAAMDYVEPNPGPLDWEADRRGETEVAVDRVVEGKGEPEQSSTTIVEDRPQDRPGTDKEGDR